The following are from one region of the Oryzias melastigma strain HK-1 linkage group LG22, ASM292280v2, whole genome shotgun sequence genome:
- the lrr1 gene encoding leucine-rich repeat protein 1, with amino-acid sequence MKLQCDVEVVNRMLPSFGMKSRGKGTRAVLSIGKHMDKTAQRQGVFMMICTAKDRAGAKYKLKNNIEKFHTWFVEKGKATVRLKEPAVDICLSKADANSLKNFLSAARLADKGNDASSLPLSTLTPVRARDVEQPKKKLTIMSKKDYPLTSNFPYSLEQLQVSYCKLSRVDMRMLSLKALRKLDLSNNHIKKLPATIGDLSCLTELNLHNNQLEAFSEALCLSTLQQTLQVLDISQNRLRCLPAQFCQLRELVNLKLDNNQLACLPFHVGRLSKLRFLSAANNQLSGLPGDFRKLSLENLDLFGNPFIQANPLDHTMRLTFPLPLQELALRAVANLRIPYGPHLIPAHLCQELEVAKTCECGRTCVNYHIETAVNMNLHQVSHTVVLVDNMGGTDAPVQQFFCSLSCYSEFLDLVLQRSVR; translated from the exons ATGAAGCTGCAGTGCGATGTGGAAGTGGTCAACCGGATGCTGCCATCGTTTGGGATGAAAAGTCGTGGGAAAGGAACGAGAGCGGTGCTTTCTATCGGGAAGCATATGGACAAGACGGCTCAACGGCAAGGCGTCTTTATGATGATCTGCACGGCCAAAGACAGAGCAGGAGCAAAATACAAG ctgaaaaacaacattgaaaAGTTCCACACCTGGTTTGTAGAAAAAGGCAAAGCCACGGTGAGATTAAAGGAACCCGCTGTTGACATTTGTCTGAGTAAG GCTGATGCAAACAGCTTGAAGAACTTCCTCTCAGCCGCTCGCTTGGCAGACAAAGGAAATGACGCGAGCAGCCTCCCCCTGTCCACGCTCACTCCGGTTCGCGCCAGAGACGTGGAGCAACCAAAGAAGAAGCTCACCATCATGTCCAAGAAGGACTACCCCCTCACCTCCAACTTCCCCTATTCTCTAGAACAGCTGCAGGTGTCGTACTGTAAGCTGTCCCGTGTGGACATGAGAATGCTGTCGCTCAAAG ctCTTCGCAAGCTCGACCTCAGCAACAACCACATCAAGAAACTCCCGGCGACCATCGGAGACCTCAGCTGCCTGACAGAACTGAACTTGCACAACAACCAGCTGGAGGCTTTCAGCGAGGCTCTCTGCCTGTCCACCCTCCAGCAGACCCTGCAGGTCCTGGACATCAGTCAGAACCGGCTGCGGTGCCTTCCCGCTCAGTTCTGCCAGCTCAGAGAACTAGTGAACCTCAAGCTGGACAACAACCAGCTGGCGTGTTTGCCGTTTCACGTCGGGCGGCTCTCAAAGCTGCGGTTTTTATCCGCGGCCAATAACCAGCTGAGCGGTCTGCCCGGAGACTTCCGTAAGCTGAGTCTGGAGAACCTGGACTTGTTCGGAAACCCTTTCATCCAAGCTAATCCTCTGGACCACACCATGCGGCTGACGTTCCCGCTCCCTCTGCAGGAGTTAGCATTAAGAGCTGTTGCAAATTTAAG AATTCCCTACGGACCTCACCTCATTCCCGCCCACTTGTGCCAGGAGCTTGAAGTCGCCAAAACTTGCGAGTGCGGCCGCACCTGCGTCAACTATCACATTGAGACGGCAGTGAACATGAACCTGCACCAAGTCTCCCACACGGTGGTGCTGGTGGACAACATGGGCGGCACGGACGCTCCGGTTCAGCAGTTCTTCTGCTCCCTTTCCTGTTACTCCGAATTCTTAGACCTCGTCCTCCAGAGAAGCGTGCGGTGA